The Pseudodesulfovibrio sediminis genome includes the window GCGCCCGCCGGATTCGACGATACGGCGTATGCCATCTGACCAGTGGATGTTACCCTGATTATCCATTCGCCAACTGCCGATCTTATCGACTTTCTCCATCCAGTCGAGCAACCCCTGCTTTCGGATGAATCGGGATTCCAGAGTGCTGTATTGTTCCAGATGAAACAGGCTCCGCCCCAGCCGCTCCTCGGCAGCGGAATCCAGCTTGAAGCAATCATACGCGCCCAGTTCTATGGCCTTATTTTCCGACAGGCTTTCTTCATACAAAACAATGACATTGGTATCATATTCACGACGAACACGAATAATGGCCCGCTCCCAGGAGGAATCACTGCCGTCAGGAATCAACAGGACAAGGTCAGCCCCCTCCTTTTCCAGAGGATGCACCCCCCTGGACACAGTCGACAAACGCGACAGGGTGTACTCTCTCCCCTTGAGCAGAGATAGGAGGACCGTGTTGTCCACCGTCTTTCCAGCCAGGACCAATAACTTCACTTCTTCCTCCATGAACAGATGAGCGGGCAGTATTTTGAGCCTTCCTCTGACATACGTATAACCGCAGACAGGACAAGTCCATTAGAGACTTTTCATGGCTTGTTCCACCGTATGATCCTCCTTGACATCTTCAGAAAAACCAACTCCAACCGTCTGAAAAGACAGTTCTTCCAATTATGGCCCACTCTTGCTTTCTCTTCTGTCGAAGTTTACATATATGGCAAGGCCCAAAACGGATCAACCCGACAACCACGACAAAGGTGCCACCATGAATGTTATACCTGAGAGCGACATGATTTCCTTGCTGATGGGCGCGACCCTGGCTGTGAAATGCGTGATGCTGTTTCTCGCCCTCATGTCCCTGTGGAGCTGGACCATCATTTTTTTCAAATTCTTCACCATCGGCACGGCCCGCAAACGGGTTATTGAAGGCTATGACGCATTCATGGCCTCCGACGATCTGTCCAGCGGGCTCAAGGCAGTGGGTGACGAAACGTCACCCCTTACCCGCATTTCCACTTTGGCCGTGAAGGAGTTCCGGCTGCTGGAGAGAGCGGATATCAACCGTGACAGGAAACGTCTGCTGGTCAAGGATACGCTCAGGCGCGTACTCAAGCAGGGCGTGACCAAGGAGATGCGAACCCTGACCCGCAATCTGCCTTTCCTCGCTACGTGTGCCAACGCGGCGCCGTTCATCGGCCTGTTTGGTACGGTCTGGGGCATCATGCACTCCTTTCACTCCATCGGTCTGGCCCAGTCCGCTGCCCTGGCAACGGTCGCTCCCGGTATTTCCGAAGCATTGATTGCCACGGCAATCGGCCTGCTGGTCGCTATCCCGGCAACTATTTTCTACAACTATTTCCTGGGCAAACTCAATGAAGTCGAGTCCGGTATGGTGGACTTCGCCGGAGCCTTTCTGAACCGGGCAGAGCGTGAAATCACCTGGTCCAACAAGTCTGAACAGCGCTAGGAGCGACCTATGGCCATCAAGACCGGCGGCGGCTTTCTCAACGAGATCAACGTGACGCCTTTCGTGGACGTGATGCTGGTGCTTCTGATCATCTTCATGGTCACGGCACCGCTCATGACACAAGGCGTGGAAGTAGACCTGCCCACAACCAAGACAGTGAAGAATCTGCCCAAGGATTCCGACCACCTGGTGTTGTCCGTGAAACAGGACGGCACACTGTTTCTGGATGAGTATCAGGTGGGCATGGACGAGTTGGAAGATCACTTGAAGCGTTTGGTGGCATCCCAGAAAAAGCAGCTTTTCCTGCGTGCGGACAAGGAAGTACCGTATGGCACCGTGGTCCAGGTCATGGGCGAGATCAAATCCGCCGGTATAGACCGCCTTGGTATCGTTGCTGAACAGAAACGCGAAGAGAAAAAGAAGTAATCGGTCATGAAGCATGCCCTGAGTTGGTTTCTCTCCATCCTTTTCCACACCGTCCTTATGGTGGTGTTGCTCCACACTGTGGACCTCGCCCCAATGGACCTGGAAGAAATCATGAAGGTGGAGCTGACCCAGGAGCAGACGCCGGAACCCATCGCCCAGCTCCCCGTGGTTGAAAAAAGGCCTGAAAGCCAACCGGAACCACCGGATGAACCGGAAGCCCCCATGGTGCAAGCGCCCCTCCCCATGGACAAGACCGTGGTTCTAGCTGATCCGCCCCCGACGCCGGAACCTGTAGTCGAACCGGAAGCCGCGCCCGAACCGGAACCGGACGTGGTGGAAATAAGTCCGGTCAAGACCCTGCCCACAGAGGAACCGGTAAAAGACGACGCCCCCAAAACAATTCAGGTTCGCAAGGACTTCACGGTATCCCGCGGTCATGAGGCCCGCTTTGGACGCGCCCTGATGGGAGACTATTTTTCCTATTCCACCCGAGAATTTTCCGGCCAGTTCAAGACGCATGACGACCGCGTCATCTCCATTATCGACGCCCGCAACACCAAGTACGGACGGTTCCTGATCTATGACTCGAAAAACAAGACCCTGCGCCGTCTCAAGCAGGCTTTCGGGAAGTATGTCTATACCATCGGTCCTTCCCTGTTCGCGGATGAGCCCGTGGTGGGGTCGGTGACTTTCATGGCAAAGGATGATCACATCGAACGGTTCATCCTGACCACGAATGACGACCGCATCGCCCACTACCCGCGCAAGGTCCATGTGCGCGAAGAAGAGGTGACCTTTGCCGGGAAGACCTCGGAAATCTCAGGAAACCTCTCACTGCCTCCCTATGGAGACGGGCACCCCGGGGTGGTGATCATCCACGGTCCGGAATGCATTGACCCCGCATTGATACAGGGATTCACCCGCGCCTTGTCCATGAACAATCTGGGGGCCATGACCTTTATTCCCCGGGGCTGCATGGAAGACGAGCCAAACCCGGCCGGAATGGCTGAGCTGACCACCGATACCGTGGCCGCCGTGGCTTACCTACGCACACACGCACGGATGCAGAATGGGGCCGTGGGGTTGTGGGGAAACGGTGCGGGTGTCGCCCCAGCCATTGCTGCGGCCAATCAGGCGCATCCCCCATTCCTGGTCTGCCTGCTTTCGGACAACACCCCCATGAAGAGTGTGCCCAAACGCACGACACTGGCACAACTCGATATGCCTGTCCTGTGGCTGATCACCGGGCGGGAGACCGCAAAGTGGCACTCGCTGGTGCGCACCCTTGAGTCCCTGCGTGACAGAAGCAAAAAGCCCTTCTCCATTGTCATAGCGCCACTCAAGGCAAGCCAGGAAGTTCTGAACGCCGAAAGCACGCTTTCCGCCTGGGTTGAGCAGGTGGCCGAGGACCACGCCCGCCTTGCCGTATCCTGGATACAAAACCATGTGAAATAAACCCTTACATTCTTCCAATTTATAAGAGACTCTTCCTTCCATTTAATCAGTAAAAAAGCTATGGTTTGTCATACTGATCATTATGAAAACCGTGTTTACAAACCAGGCTTACAGTGAAGAAAACAGCATCCTCCGGCCCAGGCTTTCCGGACATGACATCAGCTCCACACCTGTTCGAACAGATCATCAACGCTTCTGGCGTGGCCATGGCTGTGCGTCTGCCGGATCTCTGCCCGATACTCACCAACCAGGCATTTCTGGACTATTACGGATACGGCAAGAATGAGATCGGTATTCTGCCGCCGGAGGCCGTTCTGCCGGATACCACACTCGCCCTCTACGAGACGGATATCCTCCCCACGCTCCAATCAGGTAAAAGCTGGGATGGGGAATTCGCCATCCGCACCAAATTGGGTGAACACCTGACGGTCTGGGGCCGCTTCGACCCCGTTTTCGACGGCTCGGGACAATTGAGCCACATAGTCTCCGTCATGCACGACGCAGTGAACTCCGAAGACCTGAATGCCTGCAACGCAAGCCTGAAATTCATCTCGGACGCCACCAGCGACATCTTTTTCCGACTGCGTCTTCCTGACGGAAAGTTCGACTACCTGAGCTCTTCGGTAGAACGATTTTTCGGGTACACGCTCAAGGAGCACAAGCTGGAACCTCTACTCTTCAAGAGGATTGTCCACCCTGACTGGCGCGAGTATTTCGATGAAATGTGGGAAGAACTGAACAACGGCATCATCAGGCCGGACTACGAACTGCAGTATGTTCACAAATCCGGTGATGTTCGATGGGTCAATCAGCGGCTTGTGTTGCATCGGGACGCGATGGGCACCCCTGTCGCCGTCGAGGGCATTGCCACTGATATCACGGCCCGCAAAATAGCCGAACAGGCCCTCCGCGCCAATGAAGAGAAGTTCCGTTTTCTCACAGAGAATATCACCGACGTCATCTGGACACTGGATTTGGACCTCAATTTCACCTACACCACGCCTTCGGTGAAGGAGGTCTGGGGCTATGACTCGGAAGAAGTAACCAAGATACACCTGTTTGATTTCATCGTTCCCGAATCCATTCCGATCTTTGAAGATGCGGTCAAAAAACGCGCCCAGGTTGAAAGCGAAGGTAATTTTGATTTCGTCAACCGCATGGAACTGGAACATTTTCGTGGAGACGGAAGCCGATTCTGGATGGAAACCGTGGTCAAAAGAATCTTTGATCGTGACGGCAAGCCATGCGGCTATCAGGGGCTTTCCCGCGACATAACTAAAAGCAAGCAGGCACAGGCCGAGCTGGCCAAACGAGAAACCCGCTACAGGACCCTGTTCGAGGATTCGCCAATCTCTCTCTGGGAAGAAGACCTTTCCGATCTCAAACAATATTTCGAGGAACTGAAAGCACAGGGGATCACCGACTTCAGGGAATATTTCTACAACCACCCGGAGTCCCTGAACACATGCGCCTCATTGATCAAAGTCGTCGATGTCAACAAGGCCACGCTGGATCTCCTTGCGGCCCGGTCCAAGGAGCAACTCTTCGGCAACCTGGATAAAATCCTGACCGAAAGCTCCATGGCCGCCTTTACCGAAGAAATAATCATGCTGGCATCGGGAGGATACGAGTATTGCGGCGAGATCACCAACCGCACCTTGAACGGCGAAACCATCTGGGTCATGGTCCACTTCTTTGTTCCGGACGAATACAAGAAATGCCTTTCCCGCGTCATTGTCTCCCTGCTGGACGTCACCCCGAGAAAACGGGCAGAGCAGGCGTTGATGGATTCAGAAGAACGGTATCGCGTTCTTGCGGAAAATTCTCAAGAAGGTGTGGCTGTCACCCAGCACGGACTGACAAAATACATCAACGAATCCATGTCCAGCATTCTGGGCTATACCACCGACGAATTGAAGCAGATTCACCCCATAGAACTCGCCCATCCTGAAGACAAGGCCATGGCCCTGGGCCAAATGGGAACGTATGTAACGGGCAAACGCAAGGATGCCTTCGCCTCATTCAGGGTTATTACGAAAAACAAAGAAATCAAATGGCTGACATTGAATGTCAAACCAATCTCATGGGGCGGCAAGGATGCCCAGATCGAAATATTGACCGATGTCACACGGCACAAGAAGCTTGAAGCCGAGTTGCTGGCCGCTCACGCACAGATGGAAGACCGCATCAACAAGCGAACAGCGGAACTATCCAAAGCCAACGCCCAGCTCAAGGCGGAAGCCGATGAACGCAGCAAGGCTCAGGAGCGCATCACTTCGCTCACCAAGCAGCTCATTCTCGTTCAGGAAGATGAACGGCAACGCATCTCTCGCGACCTGCACGACAACGTGGCCCAGGACCTCTCTTCCATCATGCTCAAGATGGAGACCCTCTTTGACGACGTTGACAACGTGGACCCCAGGCTGGAGGAGCGCGGCGAATCCATGGCCCAGGTCCTGCGCAAAGCCATCGCTTCAGTCCGGGACATCGCCTACGGACTCAGACCGCCTGCGCTGGACCAGCTCGGACTGGTCAAAGCGCTCGACAACCTCTGCCAGGACTCAGGGAGCAAATATGGTTTCTCCGTTGACTTTTTCTCCATAGGAATCGAGACTGTAACTCTGGATTTTGATACGGAAATCAATATCTATCGCATGGTTCAGGAAGCGGTACGCAATATTGGCAAGCATGCTGAAGCCAATAAAATAACGGTACGATTGGTGAAGAGTCATCCCGATATCCTCATTCGCATCGAGGACAACGGAAAAGGCTTTATACCCAAAGAGCGAATGACTGAAGCTGATGCGGAAAAACGAATGGGCATGCGGAGCATGGAAGAGCGGGCCCGCCTTATCGGCGGAACCATGGAAATCCAGTCCAGGATAGGGACCGGCACCAGAATCCTCTTCAAAGTACCCATTGAAAACGCAAGGAGACATGATTGATATGGACATCATGATCGTCGACGACCACCCCCTGTTCAGAGAAGGGCTCAAGACCATCATCAGCCGCGACAAAAAATATGCTGTCTGTGCTGAGTCGGGCAATGGCAAGGAAGGCCTCAAACTCGCCAAGAAATACGAACCGGACATCATGCTGGTCGATATATCCATGGCTGAAATGAGCGGCATCCAGATGATTCGTGAACTCAGGGTGCCCCTGCCCGACACTCGCTTCGTCATCATCTCCATGCACGCCGAGGCCGACTATATCGTGGAGGCCTTCAGAGCCGGAGCCACAGGGTACATGATCAAGGAATCCGCCGCCGCCCAGCTTATCCAGGGACTGGATACCGTGGCGTCGGGCGAAATATTTCTGGACAATGCCCTGTCCCATGAAGTGATCATGAAGCTCATGGAAGCGGACAACAAATCCCAGACGGATCAGAACGACCCGTATTCAACGCTGACGCCCCGAGAACAAGAGGTCATGCGCATGCTCGCCGAAGGACTATCCGTAAAAGCAGTGGCCAACGAGCTGTATATTTCCCCAAAGACAGTGGAGAACCACCGCACCAACCTCATGAAAAAGCTCGACCTGAAAAACACTGTTGAACTGATTCGGTACTCGGCCCGCCTCGGACTGATCGATCTGGAGACCTGGGCGATCTAGACGCGACCATTCACCGCAAAAAAGCCCCTGAGACCCTCGAATACGAGAGTCACCAGGGGCC containing:
- a CDS encoding MotA/TolQ/ExbB proton channel family protein gives rise to the protein MNVIPESDMISLLMGATLAVKCVMLFLALMSLWSWTIIFFKFFTIGTARKRVIEGYDAFMASDDLSSGLKAVGDETSPLTRISTLAVKEFRLLERADINRDRKRLLVKDTLRRVLKQGVTKEMRTLTRNLPFLATCANAAPFIGLFGTVWGIMHSFHSIGLAQSAALATVAPGISEALIATAIGLLVAIPATIFYNYFLGKLNEVESGMVDFAGAFLNRAEREITWSNKSEQR
- the tolR gene encoding protein TolR; protein product: MAIKTGGGFLNEINVTPFVDVMLVLLIIFMVTAPLMTQGVEVDLPTTKTVKNLPKDSDHLVLSVKQDGTLFLDEYQVGMDELEDHLKRLVASQKKQLFLRADKEVPYGTVVQVMGEIKSAGIDRLGIVAEQKREEKKK
- a CDS encoding PAS domain-containing sensor histidine kinase, with translation MTSAPHLFEQIINASGVAMAVRLPDLCPILTNQAFLDYYGYGKNEIGILPPEAVLPDTTLALYETDILPTLQSGKSWDGEFAIRTKLGEHLTVWGRFDPVFDGSGQLSHIVSVMHDAVNSEDLNACNASLKFISDATSDIFFRLRLPDGKFDYLSSSVERFFGYTLKEHKLEPLLFKRIVHPDWREYFDEMWEELNNGIIRPDYELQYVHKSGDVRWVNQRLVLHRDAMGTPVAVEGIATDITARKIAEQALRANEEKFRFLTENITDVIWTLDLDLNFTYTTPSVKEVWGYDSEEVTKIHLFDFIVPESIPIFEDAVKKRAQVESEGNFDFVNRMELEHFRGDGSRFWMETVVKRIFDRDGKPCGYQGLSRDITKSKQAQAELAKRETRYRTLFEDSPISLWEEDLSDLKQYFEELKAQGITDFREYFYNHPESLNTCASLIKVVDVNKATLDLLAARSKEQLFGNLDKILTESSMAAFTEEIIMLASGGYEYCGEITNRTLNGETIWVMVHFFVPDEYKKCLSRVIVSLLDVTPRKRAEQALMDSEERYRVLAENSQEGVAVTQHGLTKYINESMSSILGYTTDELKQIHPIELAHPEDKAMALGQMGTYVTGKRKDAFASFRVITKNKEIKWLTLNVKPISWGGKDAQIEILTDVTRHKKLEAELLAAHAQMEDRINKRTAELSKANAQLKAEADERSKAQERITSLTKQLILVQEDERQRISRDLHDNVAQDLSSIMLKMETLFDDVDNVDPRLEERGESMAQVLRKAIASVRDIAYGLRPPALDQLGLVKALDNLCQDSGSKYGFSVDFFSIGIETVTLDFDTEINIYRMVQEAVRNIGKHAEANKITVRLVKSHPDILIRIEDNGKGFIPKERMTEADAEKRMGMRSMEERARLIGGTMEIQSRIGTGTRILFKVPIENARRHD
- a CDS encoding response regulator codes for the protein MIDMDIMIVDDHPLFREGLKTIISRDKKYAVCAESGNGKEGLKLAKKYEPDIMLVDISMAEMSGIQMIRELRVPLPDTRFVIISMHAEADYIVEAFRAGATGYMIKESAAAQLIQGLDTVASGEIFLDNALSHEVIMKLMEADNKSQTDQNDPYSTLTPREQEVMRMLAEGLSVKAVANELYISPKTVENHRTNLMKKLDLKNTVELIRYSARLGLIDLETWAI